The Oceanibaculum nanhaiense genome includes a region encoding these proteins:
- a CDS encoding NAD(P)-dependent oxidoreductase, with product MGAETKIGLVGIGMMGWPMGACLAKAGFTVVAYDARPEQSAAFAKEVGGETVSSLAELGRTCSIVVTMLPTSKIVSDVLLGDGDVGGGGIAEGMAKGGLVIDMTSGVPDVTISLEPALNARGIAIIDAPVSGGVARARTGELAIMAGGAEADIERARPVLEAMGKVQRAGSLGCGQAMKALNNLVSAGGFLIGVEAMLVGKKFGLDPEVMVDILNASTGMNNSTQKKFKQFVLSGAFNSGFALDLMVKDLSIALDVAKARGVPTPFAALCREMWASADAMLGKGADHTALALLSERLANLSLREDEGARN from the coding sequence ATGGGCGCGGAAACCAAAATCGGCCTGGTCGGCATCGGCATGATGGGCTGGCCGATGGGGGCCTGCCTCGCGAAGGCTGGATTTACGGTCGTCGCCTATGATGCACGGCCCGAACAGAGTGCCGCCTTCGCCAAGGAGGTCGGCGGCGAGACGGTTTCCTCCCTCGCCGAGCTGGGCCGGACCTGTTCCATCGTCGTCACCATGCTGCCGACCAGCAAGATCGTATCCGATGTGCTGCTGGGTGACGGAGACGTTGGGGGTGGCGGAATTGCCGAGGGCATGGCAAAGGGCGGCCTGGTCATCGACATGACCTCGGGCGTGCCGGATGTGACGATCTCGCTGGAGCCGGCGCTGAATGCGCGCGGAATCGCGATCATCGATGCGCCGGTTTCCGGCGGCGTGGCGCGGGCACGCACCGGCGAGCTGGCGATCATGGCCGGCGGCGCCGAGGCGGATATCGAGCGCGCCCGCCCGGTACTGGAGGCGATGGGCAAGGTGCAGCGCGCCGGGTCGCTGGGCTGCGGCCAGGCGATGAAGGCGCTGAACAATCTGGTCTCGGCTGGCGGCTTCCTGATCGGCGTGGAAGCCATGCTGGTCGGCAAGAAATTCGGCCTCGATCCCGAGGTGATGGTCGATATCCTGAACGCCTCCACCGGCATGAACAACAGCACCCAGAAGAAGTTCAAGCAGTTCGTGCTGTCCGGCGCCTTCAATTCCGGCTTCGCGCTGGACCTGATGGTGAAGGACCTCTCCATCGCCCTCGACGTCGCCAAGGCGCGCGGCGTGCCCACGCCCTTCGCCGCGCTGTGCCGGGAAATGTGGGCCTCGGCCGACGCCATGCTCGGCAAGGGGGCGGACCATACCGCGCTCGCCCTGCTGAGCGAGAGGCTGGCCAATCTGTCGCTGCGCGAGGATGAGGGAGCTCGGAATTAG
- the urtA gene encoding urea ABC transporter substrate-binding protein has protein sequence MAGKKGAKLLTGLMVGASLLFGAMTGKAEAQDTIKVGILHSLSGTMAISETTLKDVMLMLIDEQNKKGGLLGKKLEAVVVDPASDWPLFAEKARELLTVNKVAAVFGCWTSVSRKSVLPVFEELNGILFYPVQYEGEESSRNVFYTGAAPNQQAIPAVDYLAAQEGVQRWVLAGTDYVYPRTTNKILETYLKDKGVAASDIMINYTPFGHADWQSIVAEIKKFGSAGKKTAVVSTINGDANVPFYKELANQGIKAEDIPVVAFSVGEEELAGIDTGPLVGHLAAWNYFMSVDTPENKDFIKKWQAFIKNDKRVTNDPMEAHYIGFNMWVKAVEKAGTIDVDPVIDSLIGVAVPNLTGGLSAMMPNHHITKPVLIGEVQGDGQFDTVWSTPGLVVGDEWSDFLPDSKDLISDWRAPMSCGNFNVKTGKCGGAS, from the coding sequence ATGGCTGGGAAAAAAGGGGCAAAGCTCCTGACGGGGCTGATGGTCGGTGCATCGCTGCTGTTCGGCGCGATGACCGGCAAGGCGGAGGCACAGGACACCATCAAGGTCGGCATCCTGCATTCGCTGTCGGGCACGATGGCGATCAGCGAGACGACCCTGAAGGACGTCATGCTGATGCTGATCGATGAGCAGAACAAGAAGGGCGGTCTGCTGGGCAAGAAGCTGGAGGCGGTGGTCGTCGATCCGGCTTCCGACTGGCCGCTGTTTGCCGAGAAGGCGCGCGAACTGCTGACCGTGAACAAGGTGGCTGCTGTGTTCGGCTGCTGGACCAGCGTGTCGCGCAAATCCGTGCTGCCGGTGTTCGAGGAGCTGAACGGCATCCTGTTCTATCCGGTGCAGTATGAGGGCGAGGAATCCTCGCGCAACGTGTTCTACACCGGCGCCGCGCCGAACCAGCAGGCGATCCCCGCGGTCGATTATCTGGCCGCGCAGGAAGGCGTGCAGCGCTGGGTGCTGGCCGGTACCGACTATGTCTATCCGCGTACCACGAACAAGATCCTGGAGACCTACCTCAAGGACAAGGGCGTGGCCGCTTCCGACATCATGATCAACTACACGCCGTTCGGCCATGCAGACTGGCAGTCGATCGTCGCCGAGATCAAGAAGTTCGGCTCGGCCGGCAAGAAGACCGCCGTGGTCTCGACCATCAATGGCGATGCCAATGTGCCGTTCTACAAGGAGCTGGCGAACCAGGGCATCAAGGCCGAGGACATCCCGGTCGTCGCCTTCTCGGTCGGCGAGGAGGAGCTGGCAGGCATCGATACTGGCCCGCTGGTCGGCCATCTGGCAGCGTGGAACTACTTCATGTCTGTCGATACGCCGGAGAACAAGGATTTCATCAAGAAGTGGCAGGCCTTCATCAAGAATGACAAGCGCGTCACCAACGACCCGATGGAGGCGCATTACATCGGCTTCAACATGTGGGTGAAGGCGGTCGAGAAGGCCGGGACCATCGACGTCGATCCGGTGATCGATTCGCTGATCGGCGTGGCCGTGCCGAACCTGACCGGCGGCCTCTCGGCGATGATGCCGAACCACCACATCACCAAGCCGGTGCTGATCGGCGAGGTGCAGGGCGACGGCCAGTTCGATACGGTCTGGTCGACGCCCGGCCTGGTGGTTGGCGATGAATGGTCGGACTTCCTGCCGGACAGCAAGGATCTGATCTCCGATTGGCGCGCGCCGATGTCGTGCGGCAATTTCAACGTCAAGACCGGCAAATGCGGCGGCGCGAGCTGA
- a CDS encoding carbohydrate ABC transporter permease yields MTDAPLLDRIESRKLAIYGSLLVLPSVFMLSLFAFWPTVATLWASLFSKGTVRRPSQFVGLDNYDFLFSDPSFWQVVGNNLIYAGVTIPVSIGLAMGMALWANARIPARALVRIAYFTPTMLPMVAAANLWLFFYTPDIGVLSRLFGLFGISGINWLGQPETALASIIMVTIWKEAGFFMIFYLAALQTIPPDLKEAALIEGAGRWTYFRRILLPLLMPTTLFVMVNALINSVKLIDHLFILTKGGPDNASKLILYWIWEMAFSYFDRPSAAAMTVLVLIVLGVLAVLQFAVLERRIHYR; encoded by the coding sequence ATGACCGACGCCCCGCTTCTCGACCGCATCGAAAGCCGCAAGCTGGCGATTTATGGCTCGCTGCTGGTGCTGCCGTCGGTCTTCATGCTGTCGCTGTTTGCCTTCTGGCCGACGGTTGCGACGCTCTGGGCCAGCCTGTTCTCCAAGGGCACGGTGCGCCGCCCCTCGCAGTTCGTCGGCCTCGACAATTACGATTTCCTGTTTTCCGACCCCAGCTTCTGGCAGGTGGTCGGCAATAATCTGATCTATGCCGGGGTTACCATTCCGGTTTCCATCGGGCTGGCGATGGGCATGGCGCTGTGGGCCAATGCGCGGATTCCGGCGCGGGCGCTGGTGCGCATCGCCTATTTCACCCCGACCATGCTGCCGATGGTGGCGGCGGCCAATCTGTGGCTGTTCTTCTATACGCCCGATATCGGCGTGCTGAGCCGGCTGTTCGGCCTGTTCGGAATCAGCGGCATCAACTGGCTGGGCCAGCCGGAAACCGCACTGGCCAGTATCATCATGGTGACGATCTGGAAGGAGGCCGGCTTCTTCATGATCTTCTACCTGGCGGCCCTGCAGACCATCCCGCCCGACCTGAAGGAGGCGGCGCTGATCGAGGGCGCCGGGCGCTGGACCTATTTCCGGCGCATCCTGCTGCCGCTGCTGATGCCGACGACCTTGTTCGTCATGGTGAATGCGCTGATCAACTCGGTGAAGCTGATCGACCATCTGTTCATCCTGACCAAGGGCGGGCCGGACAATGCCTCGAAGCTGATCCTGTACTGGATCTGGGAGATGGCCTTCAGCTATTTCGACCGGCCCTCGGCGGCGGCGATGACCGTGCTGGTGCTGATCGTCCTGGGCGTGCTGGCCGTGCTGCAGTTCGCCGTGCTGGAACGGCGCATCCATTACCGGTGA
- a CDS encoding ABC transporter substrate-binding protein: protein MTMQRVRAAAFAAALAGMASPAMADVELSMYYPIAVGGPLTQVVDGMVSDFRKEHPDIKVNAIYAGNYDDTRVRALSALKSGEPAQLSVMFSIDVYDLMEQDVIVPFSDVVSTAEEKAWLDSFYPGLMANGTIDGKVWGVPFQRSTIVMYYNKDAFREVGLDPNQPPKTWDEMASAAKKLTKDGRWGVMIPSTGYPYWMYQALAIQNGLELMSGDGTKTFFDDPAAIEALQYWRDLGTKHKVMPEGTVEWGTLRQAFVQGQTAMMWHSTGNLTAVKKEAKFDFGVAMLPAKKRPGSPTGGGNFYLFKKATDAERKAALTFIRWMTAPERAAEWSKATGYVGISPASYETESLKKYAAEFPPALVARDQLQHAVAEFSTYETGRVREGLNNAIQAALTGRQTPEAALKDAQANAERLLKPFR, encoded by the coding sequence ATGACGATGCAGCGCGTAAGGGCGGCGGCATTTGCCGCCGCGCTCGCCGGGATGGCCTCACCCGCCATGGCCGATGTCGAGCTTTCCATGTACTACCCGATCGCGGTCGGCGGCCCGCTGACCCAGGTGGTCGATGGGATGGTGAGTGATTTCCGGAAAGAACATCCGGACATCAAGGTCAATGCCATCTATGCCGGCAATTATGACGACACCCGCGTCCGTGCCCTGTCGGCGCTGAAGAGCGGCGAACCGGCGCAGCTTTCCGTGATGTTCTCCATCGACGTCTATGACCTGATGGAGCAGGACGTCATCGTGCCGTTCAGCGACGTCGTCTCGACGGCGGAGGAGAAGGCCTGGCTCGACAGCTTCTATCCGGGGCTGATGGCCAATGGCACCATCGATGGCAAGGTCTGGGGCGTGCCGTTCCAGCGCTCGACCATCGTCATGTACTACAACAAGGACGCCTTCCGGGAAGTCGGTCTCGACCCGAACCAGCCGCCGAAGACCTGGGACGAGATGGCGTCCGCCGCCAAGAAGCTGACCAAGGACGGCCGCTGGGGCGTGATGATCCCCTCCACCGGCTATCCCTACTGGATGTATCAGGCGCTGGCGATCCAGAACGGCCTGGAGCTGATGTCGGGCGACGGCACCAAGACCTTCTTTGACGATCCCGCCGCCATCGAGGCGCTGCAGTACTGGCGCGACCTTGGCACCAAGCACAAGGTGATGCCGGAAGGCACTGTCGAGTGGGGCACGCTGCGCCAGGCCTTCGTGCAGGGCCAGACCGCGATGATGTGGCACAGCACCGGCAATCTGACGGCGGTGAAGAAGGAGGCCAAGTTCGATTTCGGCGTCGCCATGCTGCCGGCCAAGAAGCGGCCCGGCTCGCCGACCGGCGGCGGTAACTTCTACCTGTTCAAGAAGGCGACCGACGCCGAGCGCAAGGCCGCGCTGACCTTCATCCGCTGGATGACCGCACCGGAGCGTGCGGCCGAATGGTCGAAGGCCACCGGCTATGTCGGCATCAGCCCGGCCTCCTACGAGACCGAGTCGCTGAAGAAGTATGCCGCCGAGTTCCCGCCGGCGCTGGTTGCCCGCGACCAGCTGCAGCATGCGGTCGCCGAGTTCTCGACCTACGAGACCGGCCGTGTCCGTGAAGGCCTGAACAATGCCATCCAGGCGGCGCTGACCGGCCGTCAGACGCCGGAAGCGGCGCTGAAGGACGCGCAGGCCAATGCCGAGCGGCTGCTGAAGCCGTTCCGGTAA
- a CDS encoding ABC transporter ATP-binding protein: protein MSAAPFIALESVAKSWGESRGVAGVDLVIDHGEFVVLLGPSGCGKSTTLRLIAGLEAPTAGRILIDGQDVTALPPAKRGLSMVFQSYALFPHLNVAENIVFGLKVRRLPRAERQARLDQALRLTGLAGYEDRRPAALSGGQRQRVALARAIVAGHPLCLMDEPLSNLDAKLRHEVRQEIRQLQQDLGMTVVYVTHDQTEAMGMADRIVLMKEGRIEQQGMPEQLYERPVSAFAAGFVGSPPMALLPAERLPVGLREGVASGGAGVLVGVRPEELRLAAADEPSLPVQVTGIEFLGGETLVYCAAEAGALIAKLPGRPALVRGGTAEITWNAASRHLFDAVDGRRLSDPLAPESRVLGGRAEQGASGTGKVPLAHRSLAGADHP, encoded by the coding sequence ATGAGCGCAGCTCCCTTCATCGCCCTCGAGTCGGTCGCGAAGAGCTGGGGCGAGAGCCGCGGCGTTGCCGGCGTCGATCTCGTCATCGACCATGGCGAGTTCGTCGTGCTGCTGGGACCGTCCGGCTGCGGCAAGTCCACCACGCTGCGGCTGATTGCCGGGCTGGAGGCGCCGACGGCGGGCCGCATCCTGATCGACGGCCAGGATGTGACGGCGCTGCCGCCGGCAAAGCGCGGCCTGTCCATGGTGTTCCAGTCTTATGCCCTGTTCCCGCATCTGAATGTCGCCGAGAACATCGTGTTCGGGCTGAAGGTGCGCAGGCTGCCGCGCGCCGAACGGCAGGCGCGCCTCGATCAGGCGCTGCGGCTGACCGGTCTTGCCGGCTATGAGGATCGCAGGCCGGCGGCATTGTCCGGCGGCCAGCGGCAGCGCGTGGCGCTGGCCCGCGCCATCGTCGCCGGCCATCCGCTGTGCCTGATGGACGAGCCGCTGTCCAACCTGGACGCCAAGCTGCGCCATGAGGTGCGGCAGGAAATCCGCCAGTTGCAGCAGGATCTCGGCATGACGGTCGTTTATGTGACGCACGACCAGACCGAGGCGATGGGCATGGCCGACCGCATCGTGCTGATGAAGGAAGGGCGGATCGAGCAGCAGGGCATGCCGGAGCAGCTCTATGAGCGCCCGGTCAGCGCCTTCGCCGCCGGGTTTGTCGGCAGCCCGCCGATGGCGCTGCTGCCGGCGGAGCGGTTGCCGGTGGGCCTGCGCGAGGGCGTGGCTTCGGGCGGCGCCGGTGTGCTGGTCGGCGTGCGGCCGGAGGAGCTGCGCCTTGCCGCCGCGGACGAACCGTCGCTGCCGGTACAGGTGACGGGCATCGAATTCCTGGGCGGCGAAACACTGGTCTATTGCGCGGCCGAGGCCGGCGCGCTGATCGCCAAGCTGCCTGGCCGCCCGGCGCTGGTGCGCGGCGGCACCGCCGAAATTACCTGGAATGCGGCCAGCCGGCATCTGTTCGATGCTGTCGATGGCCGCCGACTTTCCGATCCGCTGGCCCCCGAATCACGGGTATTGGGCGGGCGGGCGGAGCAAGGGGCCAGCGGAACGGGCAAGGTCCCGCTGGCCCATCGGTCCCTTGCGGGGGCCGATCACCCGTAG
- a CDS encoding DeoR/GlpR family DNA-binding transcription regulator produces the protein MNLSSRQSDIIALIRREGFQSIEALANHFAVTPQTIRRDVNSLCDANILRRRHGGAELLGSTLNAPYESRRVTNLEAKRRIGAAVAGLIPSRASVLFGIGTTPEQVALAMAGHEDLTVVTNNLNVAVALSAARSNRIVLPGGVLRLPDRDFLGHEVETMFRSYRADYGVYGVGGIDRDGTLLDFERDEVSAREAIRESCRTAILVADISKIGRLAAAQGGMIWDADIVVTDAAPPEEIAAAIRKSSARLIVAGQEVTA, from the coding sequence ATGAACCTGTCGTCAAGGCAGTCGGACATCATTGCGCTGATCCGGCGCGAGGGCTTCCAGTCCATCGAGGCGCTGGCGAATCATTTCGCGGTCACGCCGCAGACCATCCGGCGCGATGTGAACAGCCTGTGCGATGCCAACATCCTGCGCCGCCGTCATGGCGGGGCGGAGCTGCTGGGCAGCACGCTGAATGCGCCCTACGAATCGCGCCGCGTGACCAATCTGGAGGCGAAGCGCCGCATCGGCGCCGCCGTTGCCGGGCTGATCCCCAGCCGCGCCTCGGTGCTGTTCGGCATCGGTACGACGCCGGAGCAGGTGGCGCTGGCCATGGCTGGGCATGAGGATCTTACCGTCGTCACCAACAATCTGAACGTCGCGGTAGCGCTGTCGGCGGCGCGGTCGAACCGCATTGTTCTGCCGGGCGGCGTGCTGCGCCTGCCGGATCGCGACTTTCTGGGGCATGAGGTGGAGACGATGTTCCGCAGTTACCGCGCCGATTACGGCGTCTATGGCGTCGGCGGCATCGACCGCGACGGCACGCTGCTGGATTTCGAGCGGGACGAGGTGTCGGCGCGCGAGGCGATCCGCGAGAGCTGCCGCACCGCCATCCTGGTCGCCGATATTTCCAAGATCGGCCGGCTGGCCGCCGCGCAGGGCGGCATGATCTGGGATGCCGACATCGTGGTCACGGATGCGGCCCCGCCGGAGGAGATCGCGGCGGCGATCCGCAAATCCAGCGCCCGGCTGATCGTCGCCGGGCAGGAGGTGACGGCATGA
- the urtC gene encoding urea ABC transporter permease subunit UrtC codes for MTGRALKGGFLLRGLDRGGLIFLAIILAVGILVPALNLLLPADHPLHVPNYAVSLVGKYLCFALLALSIDLVWGYCGILSLGHGAFFALGGYAMGMYLMRQIGTRGVYANPELPDFMVFLNWKELPWYWYGFDQFWFAAIMVVLVPGALAFALGWFAFRSRVTGVYLSIITQAMTFALLLAFFRNDMGFGGNNGLTDFKDILGYPVQAAGTRATLFFASALALALGFLLCRAIIRSKLGKVLVAIRDAESRTRFLGYRVEYYKLFVFTLSACMAGVAGALYVPQVGIINPSEFSPANSIEMVIWVAVGGRGTLIGPVVGAILVNFGKTYFTAAIPEFWLFALGGLFIAVTLFLPKGIVGTASDLMKKNGKPARRDPAPEPAE; via the coding sequence ATGACCGGGAGGGCGTTAAAGGGCGGTTTCCTGCTGCGCGGGCTGGACCGCGGCGGCCTGATCTTCCTGGCCATCATCCTGGCGGTTGGCATCCTGGTGCCGGCGCTGAACCTGCTGCTGCCGGCGGATCATCCGCTGCATGTGCCGAACTATGCCGTGTCGCTGGTTGGCAAATATCTCTGCTTCGCGCTGCTGGCACTCTCCATCGATCTGGTCTGGGGCTATTGCGGCATCCTCTCGCTGGGCCATGGCGCGTTCTTCGCGCTGGGCGGTTACGCGATGGGCATGTATCTGATGCGCCAGATCGGCACGCGCGGCGTCTATGCCAATCCGGAGCTGCCGGACTTCATGGTGTTCCTGAACTGGAAGGAGCTGCCCTGGTACTGGTACGGCTTCGACCAGTTCTGGTTCGCTGCCATCATGGTGGTGCTGGTGCCCGGTGCGCTGGCCTTCGCGCTCGGCTGGTTCGCCTTCCGCTCGCGTGTCACCGGCGTCTATCTCTCGATCATCACCCAGGCGATGACCTTCGCCCTGCTGCTGGCCTTCTTCCGCAACGATATGGGCTTTGGCGGTAATAACGGGTTGACCGATTTCAAGGATATCCTGGGATATCCGGTACAGGCGGCCGGCACGCGGGCGACGCTGTTCTTCGCCTCGGCACTGGCGCTGGCGCTGGGATTCCTGCTGTGCCGGGCGATCATCCGCTCCAAGCTGGGCAAGGTGCTGGTCGCCATCCGCGATGCCGAGAGCCGCACCCGGTTCCTTGGCTACCGGGTGGAATATTACAAGCTGTTCGTCTTCACCCTGTCGGCCTGCATGGCCGGGGTGGCCGGCGCGCTCTACGTGCCGCAGGTCGGCATCATCAACCCCAGCGAATTCAGCCCGGCCAACTCCATCGAGATGGTGATCTGGGTCGCGGTCGGCGGGCGCGGCACGCTGATCGGGCCGGTGGTCGGCGCGATCCTGGTGAATTTCGGCAAGACCTATTTCACCGCCGCCATCCCGGAATTCTGGCTGTTCGCGCTGGGCGGGCTGTTCATCGCCGTCACGCTTTTCCTGCCGAAGGGGATCGTCGGCACGGCGTCCGACCTGATGAAGAAGAACGGCAAACCCGCGCGCCGCGACCCGGCGCCGGAACCGGCGGAGTAG
- the urtB gene encoding urea ABC transporter permease subunit UrtB, with translation MLRHFLYAMAVLCAFAATPAPVFAQNLSGQNLSGQNLSAQNTDLPALIQALGDAKGYGELEKAVDALAASGASEAVPALTALGDGALYTRKLGGTVVIATESGSSLALTDPLTGESLGTEPAGGYERIRVNNRLRRALRSAIGALTLLSPKPEIRQAAAEAVYKGRDAGALEVLEEALAKESVPRVRATMELARAAIQLSGAADDATKLAALDIITERGGRESLALLGQVSANASPAVAEAAQVAVKKIQANLRWWGVLQNAIYGISLGSVLLLAAIGLAITFGVMGVINMAHGEMVMIGAYTTYVVQEVIRTSFPYLFDVSVLIALPLAFLVAGAIGVAIERGIIRFLYGRPLETLLATWGLSLVLQQAVRSIFGPTNREVGNPSWMSGAFDIGQISLTYGRLWIIVFALIVFAALMLMLRKTPLGLQMRAVTQNRRMAASMGIRTPWVDAMTFGLGSGVAGLAGVALSQIDNVSPNLGQGYIIDSFMIVIFGGVGNLWGTLVGAFTLGVVNKFLEPYAGAVLGKILVLVFIILFIQVRPRGLFALKGRAVEQ, from the coding sequence GTGCTGCGTCATTTTCTGTACGCAATGGCCGTGCTGTGCGCGTTTGCCGCGACGCCGGCCCCGGTTTTTGCCCAGAATCTTTCCGGCCAGAATCTTTCCGGCCAGAATCTTTCCGCCCAGAACACAGACCTGCCCGCCCTGATCCAGGCGCTCGGCGATGCCAAAGGCTATGGCGAGTTGGAAAAGGCCGTCGATGCGCTGGCCGCCAGCGGCGCCAGCGAGGCGGTGCCGGCCCTGACCGCGCTGGGCGATGGCGCCCTTTATACACGCAAGCTTGGCGGCACCGTGGTGATCGCCACGGAGAGTGGCAGCAGCCTTGCCCTGACCGATCCGCTGACCGGCGAGAGCCTGGGCACCGAGCCCGCCGGCGGCTATGAACGCATTCGCGTGAACAACCGTCTGCGCCGGGCGCTGCGCAGCGCCATCGGCGCCCTGACCCTGCTCAGCCCGAAGCCGGAAATCCGCCAGGCCGCCGCCGAGGCGGTCTATAAGGGCCGCGACGCCGGGGCGCTGGAGGTGCTGGAAGAAGCCCTCGCCAAGGAAAGTGTGCCGCGCGTGCGCGCCACGATGGAGCTGGCCCGCGCCGCGATCCAGCTGTCCGGCGCTGCCGACGATGCCACCAAGCTGGCCGCGCTGGACATCATCACCGAGCGCGGCGGCCGCGAATCTCTGGCGCTGCTGGGCCAGGTCTCGGCCAATGCCAGCCCGGCCGTGGCCGAGGCGGCGCAGGTCGCGGTGAAGAAAATCCAGGCCAATCTGCGCTGGTGGGGCGTGCTGCAGAACGCGATCTATGGCATCTCGCTGGGCTCCGTGCTGCTGCTGGCAGCCATCGGGCTCGCCATTACCTTCGGGGTCATGGGCGTCATCAATATGGCGCATGGCGAGATGGTGATGATCGGCGCCTACACGACCTATGTGGTGCAGGAGGTGATCCGCACCTCCTTTCCCTATCTCTTCGACGTCTCGGTGCTGATCGCCCTGCCGCTGGCCTTCCTGGTGGCGGGCGCCATCGGCGTCGCCATCGAGCGCGGCATCATCCGCTTCCTCTATGGCCGGCCGCTGGAGACGCTGCTGGCGACCTGGGGGCTGTCGCTGGTGCTGCAGCAGGCGGTGCGCAGCATCTTCGGGCCGACCAACCGCGAGGTCGGCAACCCGTCCTGGATGTCCGGGGCGTTCGATATCGGCCAGATTTCGCTGACCTATGGAAGGCTCTGGATCATCGTCTTCGCGCTGATCGTCTTCGCCGCCCTGATGCTGATGCTGCGCAAAACGCCGCTGGGCCTGCAGATGCGCGCGGTGACGCAGAACAGGCGCATGGCGGCTTCGATGGGCATCCGCACGCCCTGGGTCGATGCGATGACCTTCGGGCTTGGCTCCGGCGTCGCCGGGCTGGCCGGGGTGGCGCTGTCGCAGATCGACAATGTCAGCCCCAATCTGGGGCAGGGCTACATCATCGACAGCTTCATGATCGTGATCTTCGGCGGGGTCGGCAATCTGTGGGGCACACTGGTCGGTGCCTTCACGCTGGGCGTGGTGAACAAGTTCCTGGAACCCTATGCCGGCGCGGTGCTGGGCAAGATCCTGGTGCTGGTCTTCATCATCCTGTTCATCCAGGTGCGCCCGCGCGGGCTGTTCGCGCTCAAGGGCAGGGCGGTGGAGCAATGA
- a CDS encoding carbohydrate ABC transporter permease — protein sequence MTDIVAVRPAGRTPARRTPIWRTLGTLDAVGAILLALIWIAPLVFAVWAAFHTPQGALSFDLSAPVTLENFRTAWAGAPWPRYFLNTTLLVTVILAGQLFFCTLAGYAFARFRFPGSDALFMLVLLQLFILPEVLIVENYAMISRLGLFDTILGIGAPYMASAFGIFLLRQAFKGVPRELEEAARVEGCGWTGVLWRVYIPAAKPVYLAYALVSIATHWNNFLWPLVVTNSNETRPLTVGLSLFAAPESGVNIAVISAATLFTIAPLMVAFLLFQRQFIQAFLRAGIR from the coding sequence ATGACCGATATCGTCGCGGTACGTCCCGCTGGCCGCACGCCCGCCCGGCGTACTCCCATCTGGCGCACGCTCGGCACGCTGGATGCTGTGGGCGCCATCCTGCTGGCGCTGATCTGGATCGCCCCGCTGGTCTTCGCCGTCTGGGCCGCCTTCCACACGCCGCAGGGCGCGCTGTCCTTCGACCTGTCCGCCCCGGTGACGCTGGAGAATTTCCGCACCGCCTGGGCCGGCGCGCCCTGGCCGCGCTATTTCCTGAACACCACGCTGCTGGTGACGGTGATCCTGGCCGGGCAGCTGTTCTTCTGCACCCTGGCGGGCTACGCCTTCGCGCGCTTCCGCTTTCCCGGCAGCGACGCGCTGTTCATGCTGGTGCTGCTGCAGCTGTTCATCCTGCCGGAAGTGCTGATCGTGGAGAATTACGCCATGATCTCCCGCCTCGGCCTGTTCGACACGATCCTCGGTATCGGCGCGCCCTATATGGCCAGCGCCTTCGGCATCTTCCTGCTGCGCCAGGCCTTCAAGGGCGTGCCGCGCGAGCTGGAGGAAGCCGCCCGCGTCGAGGGCTGCGGCTGGACCGGTGTGCTGTGGCGGGTCTATATCCCCGCCGCGAAGCCGGTCTATCTGGCCTATGCGCTGGTCTCCATCGCCACCCACTGGAACAATTTCCTGTGGCCGCTGGTGGTCACCAACTCCAACGAGACGCGGCCGCTGACCGTGGGCCTGTCGCTGTTCGCGGCACCGGAGAGCGGGGTGAACATCGCGGTCATCAGCGCCGCCACCCTGTTTACCATCGCGCCGCTGATGGTGGCCTTCCTGCTGTTCCAGCGCCAGTTCATCCAGGCCTTCCTGCGCGCCGGTATCCGCTAG